The Streptomyces sp. NBC_01197 genome window below encodes:
- a CDS encoding CU044_2847 family protein codes for MSTTPDLDLDDGTPVRFLLTPVEGATPAPPAPDRDLPEGMGQAVPVASGGRAVADFAAGALRGVFKPLGPLLQEVHHAVISAPEPPTELSVTFGVQVGQDLKFGIVGSNGQAHLTVTASWKPTQPTQPAPAVPAPAPTPSGE; via the coding sequence GTGTCTACTACGCCTGACCTCGATCTCGACGACGGTACGCCGGTCCGTTTCCTGCTCACCCCCGTTGAGGGCGCGACCCCCGCACCCCCCGCACCCGACCGTGACCTCCCGGAAGGCATGGGGCAGGCGGTGCCGGTGGCCTCGGGCGGCCGGGCCGTCGCCGATTTCGCGGCCGGGGCGCTGCGCGGGGTGTTCAAGCCGCTGGGCCCGCTGCTCCAAGAGGTGCACCACGCCGTCATCTCCGCGCCCGAGCCGCCCACGGAGCTGAGCGTGACCTTCGGCGTGCAGGTCGGCCAGGACCTCAAGTTCGGAATCGTGGGCTCCAACGGGCAGGCCCACCTCACCGTCACCGCCAGCTGGAAGCCGACCCAGCCGACCCAGCCGGCTCCCGCCGTCCCCGCCCCCGCACCGACGCCCAGCGGGGAGTGA
- a CDS encoding helix-turn-helix transcriptional regulator, which yields MTANELDQFTAWIEDVIRQRGYDIDSPRGGGKSRLADEAGVHRAAITRLLQRQSMPDLETMRRLAHALDISVREMLIRSGRLTEDELPLPSAGDDLERRVTGDRRISLEEAAAALGVPPEQREMFLRVAGQFLPGDPVERDLPARRARRG from the coding sequence GTGACCGCCAACGAACTGGACCAGTTCACGGCCTGGATCGAGGATGTGATCCGGCAGCGTGGATACGACATCGACAGTCCGCGGGGCGGCGGCAAATCACGCCTCGCCGACGAGGCGGGCGTCCACCGGGCCGCCATCACACGGCTGTTGCAGCGGCAGAGTATGCCTGACCTGGAGACGATGCGCCGGCTCGCACACGCTTTGGACATCTCCGTGCGGGAGATGCTGATCCGCTCGGGGCGGCTGACTGAGGACGAGCTGCCGTTGCCGTCGGCCGGTGATGATCTGGAGCGCCGGGTCACCGGCGACAGGCGGATCAGCCTGGAGGAAGCCGCAGCCGCTCTCGGGGTGCCGCCCGAGCAGCGCGAGATGTTCCTGCGGGTGGCGGGGCAGTTCCTGCCCGGCGATCCGGTGGAGCGGGACCTCCCGGCGCGGCGGGCCCGAAGAGGCTGA
- a CDS encoding WhiB family transcriptional regulator: protein MDQSLLALPSNTWTSSAACLGLPPEAVFARRPAEAARALTACARCPVAQQCEETVAPESSWFDGVCAGRLWRNGRTVALVRRPRRRTA, encoded by the coding sequence ATGGATCAGTCCCTGCTAGCCCTCCCCTCCAACACCTGGACCAGCTCGGCCGCCTGCCTGGGCCTGCCGCCGGAGGCCGTCTTCGCCCGGCGCCCGGCCGAGGCTGCGCGCGCCCTCACGGCCTGCGCCCGCTGCCCGGTCGCCCAGCAGTGCGAGGAGACGGTGGCGCCGGAGTCCAGCTGGTTCGACGGGGTGTGCGCGGGGCGCCTCTGGCGCAACGGCAGGACCGTCGCCCTGGTTCGCCGACCGCGACGCCGCACCGCCTGA
- a CDS encoding VMAP-C domain-containing protein — protein sequence MGWFRTAGDVDDDPSLHVVSVLRAEGDKAAGAGFVLGADTVLTCAHVVNDALARDMFESRSPGAVEIPVELRDTARTHRYSARVAHWIPPRGRDGGAVRKGEDEWLGDLAVLRVDAPAAGLPAVGRAAMAVGQEVGAWHGGGRGATHARLTVTSLHRSLGYLDGELNGMAVGAGYSGGPLWCRHEGAVVGLVVAHFMPPRDPRTGAPLPYSPQHLVRRSWAVPWQRVEAELRPLGVLDAVLPATPGPEDPAFMLLAEAIAELLPVMSERIDRAQRLATACGIEKGSGVTPPTPEEFAEFLLTHPRALAALSGILRRESPEAADRLLAAGALSRTPRLLSPQEYAALHKHLRNMDRAAVLARFPEAVRAALPHLAARPGGDSLDELLDHLEVLPGDGHSAGRERRVPALLRVMEYVGALGTKHREAELRMWADGVAQRLGIPRMALGERRADAQEWVRSVRGRSARVRVLVQVTRAEPGRHHLRSWCDEGAGPRQVSTDSAVSYSASEAAREVLRVLDSLTPPAGDERPPLVEVLVDRGSLNLPVDEWEARDPDEIVPGVLGVEYPLVVHCPELLRRHGRFMSHWRTRWNRLDSGRTVVVSESMDRDAVYSTLVNQLDTVRVSVDVPPGPRDGIVQICLALGIPVVVWDRGRDGASHVVEHMADVATRELPDGVRGYRANAMASPPEFPGRPVLAWADADRTVPRLHLTEPQEST from the coding sequence GTGGGGTGGTTCCGTACCGCCGGGGACGTGGACGACGACCCGTCCCTCCATGTCGTGTCCGTACTGCGGGCCGAAGGAGACAAGGCCGCAGGCGCCGGCTTCGTACTCGGCGCCGACACCGTGCTGACCTGCGCCCACGTCGTCAACGACGCCCTGGCACGCGACATGTTCGAGTCCCGGTCGCCGGGGGCCGTCGAGATCCCGGTGGAACTTCGCGACACGGCGCGGACGCACCGGTACTCCGCACGTGTGGCGCACTGGATCCCACCACGCGGCCGGGACGGCGGCGCGGTCCGCAAGGGGGAAGACGAGTGGCTCGGCGACCTCGCGGTGCTGCGCGTCGACGCCCCCGCAGCGGGCCTGCCCGCCGTCGGCCGGGCCGCCATGGCGGTCGGCCAGGAGGTCGGGGCCTGGCACGGCGGCGGGAGGGGCGCCACCCACGCCCGCCTCACCGTCACCTCGCTCCACCGCTCGCTCGGCTACCTGGACGGTGAGCTGAACGGCATGGCGGTCGGCGCGGGCTACAGCGGAGGACCGCTCTGGTGCAGGCACGAGGGGGCCGTCGTCGGGCTCGTCGTCGCGCACTTCATGCCGCCCCGCGACCCCCGTACCGGCGCCCCGCTCCCGTACAGCCCCCAGCATCTGGTCCGGCGCAGCTGGGCCGTCCCCTGGCAGCGTGTCGAGGCCGAACTGCGGCCCCTGGGCGTCCTCGACGCGGTACTTCCCGCAACCCCCGGCCCGGAGGACCCCGCCTTCATGCTGCTGGCGGAGGCGATCGCGGAACTCCTGCCGGTGATGAGCGAGCGCATCGACCGCGCCCAGCGGCTGGCCACTGCGTGCGGCATCGAGAAGGGCAGCGGCGTCACCCCGCCCACCCCCGAGGAGTTCGCGGAGTTCCTCCTCACCCACCCGCGCGCCCTGGCGGCCCTCTCCGGGATCCTGCGCCGCGAAAGCCCGGAGGCCGCCGACCGGTTACTGGCGGCGGGCGCCCTGTCGCGCACGCCCAGGCTGCTGTCCCCGCAGGAGTACGCCGCGCTCCACAAGCACCTGCGGAACATGGACCGGGCGGCGGTGCTGGCCCGTTTCCCGGAGGCGGTGCGCGCCGCGCTGCCGCATCTGGCCGCCCGGCCCGGCGGGGACTCCCTGGACGAGCTCCTCGACCACCTGGAGGTGCTGCCGGGCGACGGCCACTCCGCCGGCCGGGAACGCAGGGTCCCGGCGCTGCTGCGTGTCATGGAGTACGTCGGTGCGCTGGGCACCAAGCACCGGGAGGCGGAGCTGCGGATGTGGGCGGACGGGGTGGCCCAGCGACTCGGCATCCCGCGGATGGCACTCGGCGAGCGCCGGGCCGACGCCCAGGAGTGGGTGCGCTCCGTGCGGGGCCGCTCGGCACGGGTGCGCGTCCTGGTGCAGGTGACGCGGGCGGAGCCGGGCCGCCACCACCTGCGGAGCTGGTGCGACGAGGGGGCCGGGCCCCGGCAGGTGTCGACGGACAGCGCCGTGTCGTACTCGGCGTCGGAGGCGGCGCGCGAGGTGCTGCGCGTGCTGGACTCGCTCACGCCCCCGGCCGGGGACGAGCGGCCGCCCCTGGTCGAGGTGCTGGTGGACCGCGGCAGCCTGAACCTGCCCGTGGACGAGTGGGAGGCGCGGGACCCGGACGAGATCGTGCCGGGGGTGCTCGGCGTGGAGTATCCGCTGGTCGTGCACTGCCCCGAACTGCTGCGCAGACACGGCCGCTTCATGTCCCACTGGCGCACCAGATGGAACCGGCTCGACTCGGGGAGGACCGTTGTCGTCTCGGAGTCCATGGACCGCGACGCCGTCTACTCCACTCTGGTCAACCAACTCGACACGGTACGCGTCTCCGTGGATGTGCCACCCGGCCCGCGTGACGGCATCGTGCAGATCTGTCTCGCGCTGGGCATACCTGTGGTGGTGTGGGACCGCGGCCGGGACGGAGCCTCACATGTCGTCGAGCACATGGCGGACGTCGCCACCCGGGAGCTGCCCGACGGGGTGCGCGGCTACCGGGCGAACGCCATGGCCAGCCCGCCCGAGTTCCCCGGCCGCCCAGTCCTCGCCTGGGCCGACGCCGACCGCACCGTGCCCCGACTGCATCTGACCGAACCACAGGAGAGCACATGA
- a CDS encoding SAV_2336 N-terminal domain-related protein, whose protein sequence is MTAAGGPGAAGGGPLADALRVLSACGHDLDADQVLDVLWLARRLPAGEAAPLHQDEPAAAPPPEPPDSGPDPGGPRQPVPEADDPDLPDLTTPALYAAARQGAATPGARPPQPGPQPHRAMPLRVPEDKALADELELGRALRPLRRRRDSRHRTEIDEERTAAGLAETRLADVVQRPVRERWLNLVLLVDDGLSMLLWHRLGTELRALLERLGAFATIRVLGLDTRAPHRPRLHARPFHPASAELPLSIVNDPSGRTLLLVVSDGMGAAWRAGAMHELLAARAARGPVAVLHTLPRDMWAASGISAESWRATTRHIGGANASWEIADPVLPRGLADFDGVPVPVLEPTAGSLRDWARLLASPGTTVELPLLSGPARFGAVAPSRDLGSVQHFRDAATPEAYRLAAHLAAVSPLSVPVMRLVQTAVPWKAGTSDLAEVFLGGLVRPHPAPVPGPLPAKHRIFDFSDEAKAVLLDAVPQDELLHTSRRIGRRLGELAGNSPDFPAWLAHPDGTAELPGSHHPFTSVERRLLSRFGVSFGGPASTSGPVREPAGPDADPWEPLTEEDPRQLGDYELRGRRRGRRTIVYRGAGPAGEAAVLRIARPDLPAANNRLIEVEAEVLRRLQGVCAPTLLAGGLRDSPRWLAMTPIAEVGTPDAQPPRLGDIYAQAVLGGSAPFDILRGLLVACYLANALSVCHVNGIVLADLDADSVFVLRRAVVLGDLSDCAIDGEYLGPGPVPTREDNMRSLGELLQLISSKAGLELPGLPDGMHLWQGGAWDQLRGLVRRCLDEDPARRPAASELAELLARYVARVRLQRSGEPVPLSTGHRPAARVPLDPPRGGGEPRPAGSGLRLPRFGSARRETLARLERLRRPLTYSRRLTLAGAYHYSGRATATMVLGSLLASVRAEPVLALDGAASEGSLDAFLTGRNEAVVRDLVALDPNPSYAEIRALTTRLPSGLEVMAHRGGHFSQNPAHAQEYARVMAQTAPHYSCVLTDWSRLRLDRSARVVLDHTDRLVLCCGTADWFLDAAVRTLEDVREAGHERVAREAVVVAAEVGGSSGRRLPASFAGRLGVDPGQVVHVPFDAALQSPGWELDWLRTATVNAYIRLAELVLGPEDPGAGGPDGEPGPGSPPAA, encoded by the coding sequence GTGACCGCGGCGGGGGGCCCGGGAGCAGCAGGCGGCGGGCCGCTCGCCGATGCGCTGCGGGTCCTCTCCGCCTGCGGCCACGACCTGGACGCCGACCAGGTCCTCGACGTGCTCTGGCTGGCCCGCAGGCTGCCCGCCGGTGAGGCCGCGCCGCTCCACCAGGACGAGCCCGCCGCCGCGCCGCCCCCCGAACCGCCGGACTCCGGACCGGACCCGGGCGGCCCGCGGCAGCCCGTACCGGAGGCCGACGACCCGGATCTGCCCGACCTCACCACCCCGGCCCTCTACGCGGCGGCCCGTCAGGGCGCGGCCACCCCCGGGGCGCGGCCCCCGCAGCCGGGCCCACAGCCGCACAGGGCGATGCCGCTGCGGGTACCCGAGGACAAGGCACTCGCCGACGAGCTCGAACTCGGCCGGGCTCTGCGGCCGTTGCGCCGCAGACGGGACAGCAGGCACCGCACCGAGATCGACGAGGAGCGCACAGCGGCCGGGCTCGCCGAGACCCGGCTGGCCGACGTGGTGCAGCGGCCGGTGCGGGAGCGCTGGCTGAACCTCGTCCTGCTCGTCGACGACGGCCTGTCGATGCTGCTGTGGCACCGCCTCGGTACGGAGCTGCGCGCCCTGCTGGAGCGGCTCGGCGCCTTCGCCACCATCCGGGTACTCGGTCTCGACACCCGCGCCCCGCACCGACCGCGCCTGCACGCGCGGCCGTTCCACCCGGCCAGCGCCGAGCTGCCCCTGAGCATCGTCAACGACCCGTCCGGCCGCACCCTCCTGCTGGTCGTCAGCGACGGCATGGGCGCCGCCTGGCGGGCCGGCGCGATGCACGAGCTGCTGGCCGCGCGGGCGGCACGCGGCCCGGTCGCGGTACTGCACACCCTGCCGCGCGACATGTGGGCGGCGTCCGGCATATCCGCCGAGAGCTGGCGGGCCACCACCCGGCACATAGGCGGTGCCAACGCCTCCTGGGAGATCGCGGATCCGGTACTGCCCCGGGGGCTCGCCGACTTCGACGGGGTGCCGGTGCCCGTCCTGGAGCCGACGGCCGGCTCGCTGCGGGACTGGGCGCGGCTGCTCGCGTCGCCCGGCACCACCGTGGAGCTGCCGCTGCTGTCCGGCCCCGCCCGGTTCGGGGCCGTGGCGCCCTCCCGTGACCTCGGCAGCGTCCAGCACTTCCGGGACGCGGCCACCCCGGAGGCGTACCGCCTCGCGGCTCATCTCGCCGCGGTCTCCCCGCTGTCCGTACCGGTGATGCGGCTGGTGCAGACCGCGGTGCCGTGGAAGGCCGGTACGTCCGACCTCGCAGAGGTGTTCCTCGGCGGTCTCGTACGCCCGCATCCGGCGCCCGTGCCGGGGCCGCTGCCCGCCAAGCACCGGATCTTCGACTTCTCCGACGAGGCCAAGGCGGTGCTGCTCGACGCGGTCCCGCAGGACGAACTGCTGCACACCAGCCGCCGGATCGGACGCCGCCTCGGGGAACTCGCGGGCAACTCGCCCGACTTCCCGGCCTGGCTGGCCCATCCGGACGGCACCGCCGAACTCCCGGGCTCGCACCACCCGTTCACCAGCGTCGAGCGCCGGCTGCTCAGTCGGTTCGGCGTCTCCTTCGGCGGCCCGGCGTCCACCTCGGGGCCGGTGCGCGAGCCGGCCGGCCCCGATGCCGACCCCTGGGAGCCGCTCACCGAGGAGGACCCGCGGCAGCTCGGCGACTACGAGCTGCGCGGCCGTCGCCGCGGGCGCCGCACGATCGTCTACCGGGGAGCCGGCCCGGCAGGGGAGGCGGCCGTGCTGCGGATCGCGCGCCCCGATCTCCCCGCGGCCAACAACCGGTTGATCGAGGTGGAGGCCGAGGTGCTCCGCCGGCTCCAGGGGGTGTGCGCTCCCACCCTGCTCGCCGGCGGGCTCCGGGACTCGCCGCGCTGGCTCGCGATGACGCCGATCGCCGAAGTGGGCACGCCGGACGCCCAGCCACCGCGCCTCGGGGACATCTACGCGCAGGCGGTGCTGGGCGGTTCCGCCCCCTTCGACATCCTGCGCGGGCTGCTCGTCGCCTGCTACCTCGCGAACGCCCTCAGCGTGTGCCACGTCAACGGCATTGTGCTCGCCGACCTCGACGCCGACAGCGTGTTCGTCCTGCGGCGGGCCGTGGTGCTCGGCGACCTCTCGGACTGTGCGATCGACGGGGAGTACCTGGGCCCGGGCCCGGTCCCGACCCGCGAGGACAACATGCGCTCACTCGGCGAGCTGCTCCAGCTCATCAGCAGCAAGGCCGGCCTGGAGCTGCCGGGCCTGCCGGACGGCATGCATCTGTGGCAGGGCGGCGCCTGGGACCAGCTGCGCGGCCTGGTGCGGCGCTGCCTCGACGAGGATCCGGCGCGGCGTCCCGCGGCGAGCGAGCTCGCCGAGCTGCTGGCCCGGTACGTCGCCAGGGTGCGGCTCCAGCGGAGCGGCGAGCCGGTCCCGCTCTCCACCGGGCACCGGCCGGCGGCGCGGGTCCCGCTCGACCCGCCCCGGGGCGGGGGCGAGCCCCGGCCGGCCGGCAGCGGTCTGCGGCTGCCGCGCTTCGGCTCCGCCCGCCGCGAGACACTGGCACGCCTGGAGCGGCTGCGCAGGCCACTGACGTACAGCAGGCGGCTGACCCTGGCCGGTGCCTACCACTACAGCGGACGGGCCACAGCGACGATGGTGCTCGGCTCGCTGCTCGCCTCCGTACGCGCCGAGCCGGTCCTGGCCCTCGACGGTGCCGCGTCCGAGGGGTCGCTCGACGCCTTCCTCACCGGGCGCAACGAGGCCGTCGTACGCGACCTGGTGGCGCTGGACCCGAACCCCTCGTACGCGGAGATCCGTGCCCTCACCACCCGGCTGCCGTCGGGCCTCGAAGTGATGGCCCACCGCGGCGGCCACTTCAGCCAGAACCCCGCGCACGCGCAGGAGTACGCCCGGGTGATGGCGCAGACCGCGCCGCACTACTCCTGTGTACTGACCGACTGGTCCCGGCTGCGGCTGGACCGTTCGGCCCGGGTGGTCCTGGACCACACGGACCGGCTGGTGCTCTGCTGCGGCACCGCGGACTGGTTCCTCGACGCGGCGGTGCGGACCCTCGAAGACGTACGGGAGGCCGGGCACGAGCGGGTGGCGCGCGAGGCGGTCGTGGTGGCCGCCGAGGTCGGCGGGTCGTCCGGCCGGCGGCTGCCCGCCTCCTTCGCCGGGCGGCTGGGCGTGGACCCCGGCCAGGTGGTGCACGTCCCTTTCGACGCGGCGCTTCAGTCGCCCGGCTGGGAGCTGGACTGGCTGCGGACGGCCACGGTGAACGCGTACATCCGGCTCGCGGAGCTGGTCCTTGGCCCCGAGGACCCCGGGGCCGGAGGCCCTGACGGGGAGCCGGGGCCCGGCTCCCCACCCGCTGCTTGA
- a CDS encoding AAA family ATPase: MTSAPDAAPDAGADADWRLFRGDGVPRAIALPAAPPWRRFTPVRSMRPELPYLIEPRHADVVNAALHLRRPLLVTGPAGTGKSSLARAIAHELHLGELLRWPVNSRSTVKDALYQYDAIGRLRETTLSRDRGEREPSIGTFIRLGPLGTALVPSATPRALLIDEMDKGDVDLPNDLLTVFEEGVFDIAELTRLPEDMADVEVQNLDHRGTVRVHQGLVQCAEFPVVVITSNGERDFPPAFLRRCVRLDLPVPDEERLRAIVAAHLGEEALREAEDLIEVFLRRRAPGELATDQLLNAVFLRAGGIDLDAEGLLDAVLHQLTGAL, from the coding sequence ATGACATCCGCCCCCGATGCCGCTCCGGACGCCGGTGCCGACGCCGACTGGCGGCTCTTCCGCGGCGACGGCGTGCCCCGGGCCATCGCCCTTCCGGCGGCCCCGCCCTGGCGGCGCTTCACGCCGGTACGGTCGATGCGCCCCGAGCTGCCGTATCTGATCGAGCCCCGGCACGCCGACGTCGTCAACGCGGCGCTGCACCTGCGCCGTCCGCTGCTTGTGACCGGTCCGGCCGGCACCGGCAAGTCGTCGCTCGCCCGGGCCATCGCGCACGAACTGCACCTGGGCGAGCTGCTGCGCTGGCCCGTCAACAGCCGCTCCACCGTCAAGGACGCCCTCTACCAGTACGACGCGATCGGCCGGCTGCGCGAGACGACGCTGAGCCGGGACCGCGGCGAACGCGAGCCGTCCATCGGCACGTTCATCCGGCTCGGCCCGCTCGGTACCGCCCTGGTGCCCTCGGCCACCCCGCGTGCCCTGCTCATCGACGAGATGGACAAGGGAGACGTCGATCTGCCCAACGACCTGCTCACCGTCTTCGAGGAGGGCGTCTTCGACATCGCGGAGCTGACCCGGCTCCCGGAGGACATGGCCGACGTGGAGGTGCAGAACCTGGACCACCGGGGCACCGTCCGGGTGCACCAGGGGCTCGTCCAGTGCGCGGAGTTCCCCGTCGTGGTGATCACCAGCAACGGCGAGCGCGACTTCCCGCCGGCGTTCCTGCGCCGCTGTGTACGGCTGGACCTGCCGGTGCCCGACGAGGAGCGGCTGCGCGCCATCGTCGCCGCGCACCTCGGCGAGGAGGCGCTGCGGGAGGCCGAGGACCTGATCGAGGTCTTCCTGCGCCGCCGGGCCCCGGGCGAACTCGCCACCGACCAGCTGCTCAACGCCGTGTTCCTGCGCGCCGGCGGGATCGACCTGGACGCGGAAGGGCTGCTGGACGCCGTACTGCATCAGCTCACCGGGGCGTTGTGA
- a CDS encoding phage tail tube protein: protein MAGNNSSEIRIAGTGRILVAPAGTPAPTQFSADPSADWDKTVWRDLGYTSTDGVTFSKKDKLDPVETWQAVSPARFIYADRDLTLKFAMLQFNEDTLPFFMGGDAVNATTNPGVYSYNVPDGPQFDERALGLEFHDGADVTYRFVIPRGQVTASDDIKLARKAAATLGVTFTALSSGETQPLATFVMKDPSYLTTSA from the coding sequence ATGGCTGGTAATAACTCGTCCGAGATCCGCATCGCCGGAACGGGCCGCATCCTCGTGGCCCCGGCCGGCACCCCGGCGCCGACCCAGTTCTCCGCCGACCCGTCGGCCGACTGGGACAAGACGGTGTGGCGGGACCTCGGATACACCTCCACCGACGGCGTGACCTTCTCCAAGAAGGACAAGCTCGACCCGGTGGAGACGTGGCAGGCGGTCAGCCCGGCCCGCTTCATCTACGCGGACCGCGATCTGACGCTGAAGTTCGCCATGCTCCAGTTCAACGAGGACACCCTGCCGTTCTTCATGGGCGGTGACGCGGTGAACGCGACCACCAACCCGGGTGTCTACTCCTACAACGTGCCGGACGGCCCCCAGTTCGACGAGCGGGCCCTCGGCCTGGAGTTCCACGACGGGGCGGACGTCACGTACCGGTTCGTCATCCCGCGCGGCCAGGTCACCGCGTCGGACGACATCAAGCTGGCCCGCAAGGCCGCCGCCACGCTCGGCGTCACCTTCACGGCGCTGTCCTCGGGCGAGACCCAGCCGCTGGCGACCTTCGTCATGAAGGACCCGTCGTACCTCACGACCAGCGCCTGA
- a CDS encoding MerR family transcriptional regulator, whose amino-acid sequence MSPRPRPYAPLADVTLVTSALAAQEAGVVPATIRKWVQLGHLRPSGRQGRRRLYRLEHVFAAERATRRAQGRRTTAAAPAPRAGPATEHTPAERR is encoded by the coding sequence ATGAGCCCTCGACCGCGCCCGTACGCCCCTCTCGCCGACGTCACCCTGGTGACCAGCGCCCTCGCCGCCCAGGAGGCCGGGGTGGTGCCGGCGACCATCAGGAAGTGGGTGCAGCTCGGCCATCTGCGGCCGTCGGGCCGGCAGGGCAGGCGCCGGCTCTACCGCCTCGAGCATGTCTTCGCCGCCGAACGCGCCACCCGGCGTGCGCAGGGGCGCCGCACGACGGCCGCCGCCCCCGCCCCGCGGGCCGGTCCCGCCACGGAGCACACCCCCGCAGAGCGCCGCTGA